CCACTACATTTGCTACATGTACATTTTCTATTTCTTTTTCTATGGAACCATCTTTTATGTGAATAATTTTATGTGTAAACTGTGTAATAGAGGGATCGTGTGTTACAATAATTTCAGTAACGCCTCTTTCTGTGTTTAATTCTTTCAGGACTTTTATTATCTCAAGTCCTGTTTTTGAATCGAGGTTACCTGTAGGTTCATCTGCAAAAACAATGAGAGGATCATTAATCAAGGCTCTTATTATTGCAACTCTCTGTCTTTCCCCGCCTGATAGCTGTGGAGGAAGATGATTTGCTCTTTTTTCCATACCTATGCTTTCCATTAATTCCATTGCCTTTTTTTCTGCTTTTTTAATGTCTCCTGTTGCGTTGTATACAACAGGAAGAATTACGTTATCCAATACAGTAAGATGTGGTAACAAATTGAAGGTTTGAAATACGAAACCTATTTTTTTATTTCTTATAGTAGCAAGTTGTGTATCATTTAATTTAGAAACATCCTCTCCTTCTAAGAAATATTTTCCACTTGTCGGCGTATCAAGGCAGCCAAGAAGATGCATAAGAGTGGATTTTCCTGAACCTGACGGGCCTATTATTGAAACAAGTTCTCCTTTATTAATATTTATAGAAACTCCTCTTAATGCTTCTACACTTGTTTCACCAAGGCGATAAGTTTTTGTTAAGTCTTCTGCCCTTATTATTTCATTCATAGTTATTCACCTTTTTCTTTCCACTTAGTTTTTTATTTTCCGCCCGGCATCCCTTTAATTCCTCCAACTTCGGTAAACACTGAGTTATAAGGCACCCTAAGGATTGTGTCTCCTTCAGAAAGGCCAGAAATAATCTCCGTATAATCATCAGAGGATATACCTGTTTCTACTTCTTTGCGCTGTATTGTATTGTCACTTTGCACTACATCTACATAATATTTTTCGTCATGATAAAAAACCGATTCAATAGGCACAGCAAGCACATTGTTTTTCATTTGTGTGGTAATATCTACATTTACGCTTAATCCATCCTTTAAAACTATTGATGAATCATCTACTTTTATTTTGATTTTATAAGCTTGTATGCCAGAAATAGCTGTTGTTGAGTTCCCTATATATTCTACAGTACCTTTAACTTCTTTATGAGGAAATGCATCAAAGGTTAAGAGAGCATCTTGACCTTTCTTTATATTCACTGCATCAATTTCATCGGAAAACGCTTCTGCTACAAAGTTTTTCGTGTTACCTATTACAGCGATAGAACCCATTGATATTGCATTTTCCTCTTGAATGTTTAATGATAAAATAGTACCTGATATAGAAGATGTAATGGTATAATCATTTAAATTATTAAGTGCTATTTGCATTGTATTGTATGCTTGTTGTATTTGCAATTCGTCAACCGAAATCTGAATCTCTGCGTTTTCTAAATTTAGCTTTGCTATTTTTAAGCCTGCCTCTGCTTGTGTTAGCTGTGCTTTTCTTACTTCAATGCTATCGGAAGAAGCAGAAGCGCTGTTTTTTGCTATATTGAGGTTTTCGTTTGCAACAGTAAGTTGCGATTCTGCAAATTTAACCTGATTTTCTGCTTGTTTCATTTGGTTATCTCTGGATGTTTTCGCTTGGCTATAGTTTTCTATTGATATTTGCAATGCCACTCTCGCCTGTTCTGCTTGATATCTTGCTCTTTCTATGTCGTCCTCAGATGGGCTTCCATAATTATTTAATCTATCAATATTTAACTCTGCAAGCTTTATATTACTTTCGGTGAGCAAGACCTGATTCTCAAAAGTTTTAATTTCTTCGTCCGATGTATTTGGGTTATTTGCTGCTCTCTTTAAACTTTCTTTTGCAATATCGTTATTAATTTTTGCTTGATTTAGTTGTTCTTCTGCTTGCTTTATGTCTTCATCTGTAGGACCTGATTCCATTAAGGATTTTAAGTTTAACTGTGCAATGGCAAGCGAGAGCTCCTGGGAGTTTAGTTGAAGCTTAGCTATCTTTATAGAAGTATCGGTTGCTTCGCTACTTCCTAAGGTAGAGAGGTTGTTTTTTGCATTCTCAAGGTTAATTTCTGCTTGCTTTACTTGCTCTTCTGCTTGCTTTACCTGTATATGAGAATTATCAGTTTTTACAGCTATGTCCAGGTTTAATTTTGCCATGCTATATGCAGCTTCTGCTGATTCAACATTTGCTTCAGCTTGGGCAACTGTGTTTCCGGAGTTTTCATAATTGATTTTTGCTATATTGTAGCTGACCAGCGTATTCTGATAATTAAACCTCGCTACCGTTGAGTCGATTTCCGCAATCTTATCTCCTTTTTCTATCCAATTGCCTTCTTCTACAAAGAGTTGAATTACTTTGCCTGAAACTTTAGATACTATTGTAATTTTTGGATCAACAGCTACGTTACCTGAGAGATTCACGACACTTTCTATGTTCTTTCTTTCCACTTTTACAGTTGTTAAATTTTTTGCGGTCGGAGGGCTTTTTGAGCCGGTTTTTATAATACTACATCCAGTCAAAGTGAATAATAGTATTACACTTAGTAGGGAAAGCCATATTTTTTTCATTTTTTTATCACTTCTCCTCTTAAAGTATTTTAAACACTCCTAATTATAGTAGATATTAAATGTGATGGAAATATGAATTTTTTTAAACATTTTTGTTATTTGTTAGAGATACGCAATTGTTTGTAGCAAGTTTCTGCTTCTTTGAGTATATTATCCTCATCTACTGTGAGAATTTCCTTGTTTTTCATTACTATTTTTCCATCGACGAGCACTGTGTCAATATCAGATGGATACATAGAATAAGCGACAAGAGAATGAGGATCAGTAAGGGGGGTAAGATGTGGCTTCTTAGTATCTATTAAGATAATGTCTGCTTTATATCCTTCTTTAAGTAATCCCACATCATTAAAACCTAAATTTTTTGCACCATTTACAGTTGCCATTTTAAGCAATTCTTTTGCATTTAGCAGTTCAGGATTTAGTGAAGTACCTTTTGCAAGAAAAGATGTTAATCTTGCATCTTCAATGAGTGCTAAATTATTGTTTGATGCAGCGCCGTCAGTGCCGATAGAAATAGTTAGTCCTGCATTGTGCATTTTATTTATTGATGGGATCCCGGCGCCTATTTTCAGGTTGCTTTGTGGATTTAGAGTAACACCTACATTGTTATTCTTCAAAATATTTATGTCGTTATTGTTCATCCATACACAATGTGCAGCGTTAACTTTTGCATCGAAGAATCTTATTGTGTCAAGTTTTTCTATTGGAGTTATTCCGTACTTTTTCTTAAATTCTTCTACCTCTTCCTTTGTTTCGTGAAGATGAGTTTGCACGAGAACATTCATTTTTCTTGCCTGATTGCTAATTGCTTTCAAGAATTGCAGTGTGCAGGTGTAAGGAGCATGGGGAGCAAAACTTGCTAATATTCTTCTATTTTCACTTTCTTGCCATTTATTTATAAACTTTTCTGCTACTTTTAGCCTTAGTGTGTTTGTACCAATTTTTGAGGCAAGCCCAAAGCCAAGGTTTGCGCGAATGCCGCTTTCTTTTACTGCTTGCGCAGATTTCTCTATATGGAAGTAGAAATCTGCTACTGTAGTAACACCAGCGTGTATTGATTCAATAATGCCAAGAAGGGAGCCAAAATATACGTCTCTTTCGGTTAGTTTATTTTCTATTGGAAAGATTGTATCGAACAGCCATTTTTGTAGAGGGAGATCATCGGCAATACCACGCATAAGAGTCATTGCAAGATGCGTGTGAGCGTTCACAAATCCTGGCATCACAATGTGATTTTTTGCATCTATTACTGTATCGAATTTATCCTTCCATTCTTTTTGTGGCCCTATATAATAAATAAGGGAATCTTTTATTATAAGATCTCCTTCTTGGATTACATTTTTCTCGGTAAGTGTTAAAAATATACCGTTTCGTATAAGAATCATATGTTCTCTTTTCTTGGGAGTGATAAAGGACGAGAATCAGTAATAATTTCTTCCTTATTTTTTGCGAGAGTCTTTCTTATGTCTTTTGGAAGAGAGAATACTCTCATGTGTGATTCTCCGTCGTAGAATTTTAATTCTCCTTCGATTCTCTTTTGTATTTTTTCGTCAATTTCTTTGATGCTTACAGTTTTGGGGTCGTATTTTTTTGAAGCAAGTATAAAACTCCACGTTGTGTCGAAACTTGGCACATATACATAGTAGCTTCTTACCACTGGGAATATTTGCATTAAAGTATTTCTTATTGCGCTATGCATTCTGTAAGTGACTGATCTTAGCATTGATGCCTGCAGGACGAAGATACCATCTTCAGTGAGTCTGTCAAAAAGGAGTGCAAAAAATTCCTTAGTGAATAGTTTATACGATGTGCCTGCTTCAAAGGGCTCAGTTAAGTCACTTATTATAATATCGGTAGAATTTGAGGCAACTTGTGATTCGATAAATTTTCTTGCATCAGTATTTATGAGGGTTGTCTTAGGGTTTTCGAAAGACCCTTTGTGCCACTCTCCTAAATATTTTTTTGCAAGTTCAATTCCGTCTTTATCAATATCTACCATAACGACTTTTTTTATGTTTTTATGTTTTAACACTTCTCTTAGCGTTGCGCCTTCCCCTCCCCCTAAAAGTATAATATTTTTGGGGTTTGGGTGGAGCAGCATTGCGGGATGTACAAGAGATTCATGGTAGATATATTCGTCTTTTACTGAAGATTGAACATCTCCATCAATAATTAGCATCTTTCCAAAAAAGGAACTTTCTACTAATTGAATGAATTGGTATGGTGTTTTAATTTCTACAATAGTGTTTTTTATCCCATGTAAATGTTCTTCGCCAGCGGCGAAAACATCATGGAAGTACAGATAGTTTTTTTCCATTTTCTTTTACTCTTTTGCTAATAATCTCTTGAGTGTATCTCTCGTTTTTTTTCATTCCTCTTTCAATTTCTGTTGTTTGTATATATGTTGCACTTAATTTTTCTGCTACGTATTCGCAGGCCGTTTTGGGGTCTACATCACCGCAGGTGTAAAAATCAAGAGCAGCATAACCATATTCAGGCCAGGTATGTATGGAGAGATGGGATTCAGAAATAACTACAACTCCACTTACACCTTGAGGAGTAAAATGGTGAAATGCAACATCTAATACAATTGCATTAGCATATTCTGTAGCTTCTTTTAAAATGCTTTTTAACAATTCTAAATTGTTAAGTATTTCTGGATTACATCCAGAGACATCCATGAGGATATGTTTTCCTTCGGTGCGCATTTCAGCCACCCCTTTAATAAATAATTTATAGAATTTATAGGGCAAAAATTAAATTATCTTACCTGCGAGTTTATAGCAGATTTTAATTTTTTTTCAATACTTTGTGCTTCGTTTTTATGCTTTTTAGGTAGATATTTTGGTTTAAGTGC
The sequence above is a segment of the Caldisericota bacterium genome. Coding sequences within it:
- a CDS encoding ABC transporter ATP-binding protein encodes the protein MNEIIRAEDLTKTYRLGETSVEALRGVSININKGELVSIIGPSGSGKSTLMHLLGCLDTPTSGKYFLEGEDVSKLNDTQLATIRNKKIGFVFQTFNLLPHLTVLDNVILPVVYNATGDIKKAEKKAMELMESIGMEKRANHLPPQLSGGERQRVAIIRALINDPLIVFADEPTGNLDSKTGLEIIKVLKELNTERGVTEIIVTHDPSITQFTHKIIHIKDGSIEKEIENVHVANVVEIKK
- a CDS encoding efflux RND transporter periplasmic adaptor subunit, with translation MKKIWLSLLSVILLFTLTGCSIIKTGSKSPPTAKNLTTVKVERKNIESVVNLSGNVAVDPKITIVSKVSGKVIQLFVEEGNWIEKGDKIAEIDSTVARFNYQNTLVSYNIAKINYENSGNTVAQAEANVESAEAAYSMAKLNLDIAVKTDNSHIQVKQAEEQVKQAEINLENAKNNLSTLGSSEATDTSIKIAKLQLNSQELSLAIAQLNLKSLMESGPTDEDIKQAEEQLNQAKINNDIAKESLKRAANNPNTSDEEIKTFENQVLLTESNIKLAELNIDRLNNYGSPSEDDIERARYQAEQARVALQISIENYSQAKTSRDNQMKQAENQVKFAESQLTVANENLNIAKNSASASSDSIEVRKAQLTQAEAGLKIAKLNLENAEIQISVDELQIQQAYNTMQIALNNLNDYTITSSISGTILSLNIQEENAISMGSIAVIGNTKNFVAEAFSDEIDAVNIKKGQDALLTFDAFPHKEVKGTVEYIGNSTTAISGIQAYKIKIKVDDSSIVLKDGLSVNVDITTQMKNNVLAVPIESVFYHDEKYYVDVVQSDNTIQRKEVETGISSDDYTEIISGLSEGDTILRVPYNSVFTEVGGIKGMPGGK
- a CDS encoding amidohydrolase; this translates as MILIRNGIFLTLTEKNVIQEGDLIIKDSLIYYIGPQKEWKDKFDTVIDAKNHIVMPGFVNAHTHLAMTLMRGIADDLPLQKWLFDTIFPIENKLTERDVYFGSLLGIIESIHAGVTTVADFYFHIEKSAQAVKESGIRANLGFGLASKIGTNTLRLKVAEKFINKWQESENRRILASFAPHAPYTCTLQFLKAISNQARKMNVLVQTHLHETKEEVEEFKKKYGITPIEKLDTIRFFDAKVNAAHCVWMNNNDINILKNNNVGVTLNPQSNLKIGAGIPSINKMHNAGLTISIGTDGAASNNNLALIEDARLTSFLAKGTSLNPELLNAKELLKMATVNGAKNLGFNDVGLLKEGYKADIILIDTKKPHLTPLTDPHSLVAYSMYPSDIDTVLVDGKIVMKNKEILTVDEDNILKEAETCYKQLRISNK
- a CDS encoding fused MFS/spermidine synthase, which translates into the protein MEKNYLYFHDVFAAGEEHLHGIKNTIVEIKTPYQFIQLVESSFFGKMLIIDGDVQSSVKDEYIYHESLVHPAMLLHPNPKNIILLGGGEGATLREVLKHKNIKKVVMVDIDKDGIELAKKYLGEWHKGSFENPKTTLINTDARKFIESQVASNSTDIIISDLTEPFEAGTSYKLFTKEFFALLFDRLTEDGIFVLQASMLRSVTYRMHSAIRNTLMQIFPVVRSYYVYVPSFDTTWSFILASKKYDPKTVSIKEIDEKIQKRIEGELKFYDGESHMRVFSLPKDIRKTLAKNKEEIITDSRPLSLPRKENI
- the speD gene encoding adenosylmethionine decarboxylase; this translates as MRTEGKHILMDVSGCNPEILNNLELLKSILKEATEYANAIVLDVAFHHFTPQGVSGVVVISESHLSIHTWPEYGYAALDFYTCGDVDPKTACEYVAEKLSATYIQTTEIERGMKKNERYTQEIISKRVKENGKKLSVLP